The genomic window GGGCCGATCAGCACGCCCAGCGCTGCCAGAATGGCGGAATCGGTCCGTGCGGTGTTCAACGTCAACGCCAAGGCGATGCAGATGCTGCCAGACAAAGGAGAGCAGTTTTCGGTCCGTCAATGGGTTGCAGGTGAGTGCGAGGAAGGATCGCTGCTGTTCCTGTCAGCGCGCTATGTCGACATGACAGTTCTCTCGCAGTTGCTCACGCTGTGGCTCGACACAGCGATAAACACGCTCATGACTGGACGGCGGACGCGTGAATTGAGGCTATGGTTCTTGATCGACGAACTGGGCGCGCTCCATCGTCTACCCTCGCTTGAAAAGGGCCTGCAAACCGCGCGCAACTTCGGGGGCGCGATCGTCACGGGCGTCCACACTTTTGCCAAGCTCAAGGAGGTCTATGGCGAGAACATGGCGATGACTCTGTCGTCGCTTGCAAGGACCAAGTTGATTTTGGCTACTGCCGATCGTGAGACCGCCACATGGTGCTCGGATATTATCGGCCACCGGGAAGTTCGCGAGATGGAGGAGGGCTACAGCTATGGCTACAACAACGCCCGCGATGCGGTCAGCCTGACACCACGCCGGCAGGTTGTGCCGCTTCTGCTGCCCGATGAATTCATGGGCCTCAGGAGCCTCGAAGGGTTTATCAAATTTCCCGATGGTTTTCCGGCAGCGCCTGTCACCTTGTCCCCGCGCGATTGGCCTCGACGAGCCGAAGGTTTCATTGCGCGCGCTGCCACCACAACACCGCCAGGCGGTTCGGCGAGTACTACCGCCGACACGAAAGATGGGAGTGCGGATGACGGCGCTTCCAGCAACGGCGACGAGGGTGATCCGCGCAAGATGAAGGACCGGAACAAGCCGCAACGACAGCCCTCGCGATCAGCCAACGTCAACTCGAAGAGCGGACCGAAGGTTTGGGATGAGGCAGAAAAGGCCACGAACAAGCAGGCAATACAGGCTCACATTAAAGCGGTCGATGAATCCCAACCAAAGGTCGGGCACCGCCCGCCGGAGGATCGACGCCAGGGCGAACTTCTGCTTCCGGACAAGCCAAATGGGGAAGAGGTGGCGCAGAACGCTGCGAATGAGCGCGAAGGCTCACCGCGCAGCGATGTGCCCGATCCTGATGCTCGGCAGCGCGACGATAATCAGCGTGGAATTGCCGACCGAAAACTTCAGGAAGAACAGCAGCGTTCGCTTCTCGGTGGAGCGGCCCATGACAAATACGATCATGATCTGGGTGACGTGGATCCGGAGATCTGATCGCTGGCACAGGGGAGGGCGAGGG from Erythrobacter sp. SCSIO 43205 includes these protein-coding regions:
- a CDS encoding type IV secretion system DNA-binding domain-containing protein, which encodes MKHNLVNFTRGSQLLGHFGFMFAAGLKGPLIVTLLVVLGVTYWEVTETLSDHQTYLLWMHIYASGYGFMEFDPDKLVNLKLADGSMVAFPISVITEYPPMREAMALFQASVKDALVTSGLVLAPVFVLFWWVAEHFGERSKQRKHVRGASLATLSELEREIGQHNRVERAREYGNSFGWKWRFAGTTVLQSAGLYSPAHIAGVSWPWRREQSHTMLVGTTGTGKTVALTELVSEIGKRGERAVIFDLTGAFIETFYEPERDIILNPLDQRCPAWSVFDDCTSRAEFHAAAESLVPHDGGGSEQFWVLAARTLFVETCIKLKEAGRGTNAALANELMNADLSDLHRLVEDTMAGPISTPSAARMAESVRAVFNVNAKAMQMLPDKGEQFSVRQWVAGECEEGSLLFLSARYVDMTVLSQLLTLWLDTAINTLMTGRRTRELRLWFLIDELGALHRLPSLEKGLQTARNFGGAIVTGVHTFAKLKEVYGENMAMTLSSLARTKLILATADRETATWCSDIIGHREVREMEEGYSYGYNNARDAVSLTPRRQVVPLLLPDEFMGLRSLEGFIKFPDGFPAAPVTLSPRDWPRRAEGFIARAATTTPPGGSASTTADTKDGSADDGASSNGDEGDPRKMKDRNKPQRQPSRSANVNSKSGPKVWDEAEKATNKQAIQAHIKAVDESQPKVGHRPPEDRRQGELLLPDKPNGEEVAQNAANEREGSPRSDVPDPDARQRDDNQRGIADRKLQEEQQRSLLGGAAHDKYDHDLGDVDPEI